The following proteins are co-located in the Vigna angularis cultivar LongXiaoDou No.4 chromosome 2, ASM1680809v1, whole genome shotgun sequence genome:
- the LOC108328237 gene encoding uncharacterized protein LOC108328237 isoform X2 gives MGKYLESAARLEELSRIVSSAKPNIRPKGTLPRSPSRVVTPRSATPIGVKFELAKKMEPLEECRTPLAKVVADCAKRWFQDTLKEAKAGDTGMQVLVGQMYNSGYGVPRDPQKLIPETCERTFIC, from the exons ATGGGAAAATATCTTGAATCTGCGGCGAGGCTGGAGGAGCTATCGCGGATTGTGTCATCTGCGAAGCCCAATATCAGGCCGAAGGGGACGCTACCCAGATCGCCCAGCCGTGTGGTCACGCCTCGAAGTGCGACCCCAATTGGTGTTAAGTTCGAGCTTGCCAAAAAGATGGAACCTTTGGAAGAATGTCGGACACCCCTCGCCAAGGTTGTTGCCGATTGCGCCAAGCGGTGGTTCCAGGACACGCTCAAGGAGGCCAAGGCTGGGGACACTGGCATGCAGGTTTTGGTGGGTCAAATGTATAACTCTGGCTACGGTGTTCCAAGGGATCCCCAAAAg TTAATACCGGAAACCTGTGAAAGGACCTTCATATGTTAA
- the LOC108328237 gene encoding uncharacterized protein LOC108328237 isoform X1 produces MGKYLESAARLEELSRIVSSAKPNIRPKGTLPRSPSRVVTPRSATPIGVKFELAKKMEPLEECRTPLAKVVADCAKRWFQDTLKEAKAGDTGMQVLVGQMYNSGYGVPRDPQKGQVWISKASRNRNSVWKVCGKRPGYRASDSDSCDQENKDKSCP; encoded by the exons ATGGGAAAATATCTTGAATCTGCGGCGAGGCTGGAGGAGCTATCGCGGATTGTGTCATCTGCGAAGCCCAATATCAGGCCGAAGGGGACGCTACCCAGATCGCCCAGCCGTGTGGTCACGCCTCGAAGTGCGACCCCAATTGGTGTTAAGTTCGAGCTTGCCAAAAAGATGGAACCTTTGGAAGAATGTCGGACACCCCTCGCCAAGGTTGTTGCCGATTGCGCCAAGCGGTGGTTCCAGGACACGCTCAAGGAGGCCAAGGCTGGGGACACTGGCATGCAGGTTTTGGTGGGTCAAATGTATAACTCTGGCTACGGTGTTCCAAGGGATCCCCAAAAg GGACAAGTTTGGATTAGTAAAGCATCAAGAAATCGAAATTCAGTATGGAAAGTGTGTGGTAAACGGCCAG GTTACAGAGCAAGTGATTCAGATTCATGTGATCAGGAGAACAAGGATAAATCCTGTCCTTAA
- the LOC108328746 gene encoding copper transport protein CCH, with the protein MANVVEVKVGLHCDDCIKKILKAIKKIEDIETYNVDTKLNKVIVTGNVTTEKVIRVLQKIGKNAIAWKDDQSITQ; encoded by the exons ATGGCAAAT GTTGTGGAAGTGAAAGTTGGTTTGCACTGTGACGATTGTATCAAGAAAATCCTCAAAGCCATAAAGAAGATAGAAG ACATTGAAACGTATAACGTGGACACAAAACTGAACAAGGTGATCGTTACTGGCAACGTCACAACAGAAAAAGTCATCAGAGTCCTTCAAAAGATTGGCAAGAATGCAATTGCCTGGAAAGATGATCAAAGCATAACTCAGTAG
- the LOC108328290 gene encoding uncharacterized protein LOC108328290: MVSVDNGILNPKDEIEECNGSKVKEFVSIDISTTQETLPSSEDSQRKLQGTLSSSVSNRINFLKFGSASAKFKRLAIERDKISISVPSPRSKGIRARFRGMFSLKLDGSSVKKMCVEWIRSPVNMAIFVWITCVAISGAILFLVMTGMLNGVLPKKSQRNAWFEINNQILNALFTLMCLYQHPKRFYHLVLLIRWKPNDISRLRNLYCKNGTYKPHEWTHMMVVVILLHVNCFAQYALCALNLGYKRSERPAIGVGICISFAIAAPAVAGLYTILSPLGKDYDCDTDEELQVQITGSQRQEQPREKPCEKKYSFASKDQQRFVENRPKWSGGILDIWSDISLAYLSLFCTFCVFGWNMERHGFGNMYVHIATFTLFCMAPFWIFILASVNIDDDNVRQALGAVGIVLCFLGLLYGGFWRIQMRKRFNLPAYDFCFGKPSASDCTLWLCCSWCSLAQEARTGNNYDIVIDKFSRKQTDDTGNQPSISPLAREDVVSTNSGTSSVSGNSSPFMMKTNVLKGDYRADSIVEKENCERGDDGTMNPPDPLFIQRE, translated from the coding sequence atgGTATCGGTTGATAACGGAATTTTGAATCCCaaagatgaaattgaggaaTGTAATGGCAGTAAAGTGAAGGAGTTTGTTTCTATAGATATTTCAACTACTCAAGAAACATTGCCGAGCAGTGAGGATTCCCAGAGAAAGCTTCAAGGCACTTTAAGTTCTTCTGTTTCTAATAggataaattttcttaaatttggtTCGGCATCTGCCAAATTCAAGAGGCTTGCTATTGAGAGAGACAAGATTTCAATATCTGTGCCTTCTCCTCGTTCAAAGGGCATAAGAGCACGTTTCAGAGGCATGTTTTCTCTGAAACTTGATGGGAGTTCTGTCAAGAAGATGTGCGTAGAGTGGATTAGAAGTCCAGTGAACATGGCCATTTTTGTGTGGATCACATGTGTTGCTATTTCGGGTGCAATTCTGTTCCTGGTCATGACAGGCATGTTGAATGGTGTGCTTCCGAAGAAGTCTCAGAGAAATGCATGGTTTGAAATAAATAACCAAATACTCAATGCATTGTTTACACTCATGTGCTTGTATCAACACCCTAAGAGATTCTACCACCTTGTTCTTCTGATCAGATGGAAACCAAATGACATCTCTAGACTTAGAAATTTGTACTGCAAGAATGGTACTTACAAGCCCCATGAGTGGACACATATGATGGTAGTGGTTATTCTCCTTCATGTTAACTGTTTCGCCCAATATGCACTTTGTGCTCTAAACTTGGGTTATAAAAGGTCTGAGAGACCCGCCATTGGAGTTGGAATATGTATATCTTTTGCAATTGCTGCTCCTGCGGTTGCTGGTTTGTACACCATTCTCAGTCCACTTGGGAAGGACTATGACTGTGACACGGATGAAGAACTACAGGTGCAAATTACTGGCTCTCAAAGGCAAGAGCAGCCGAGAGAGAAACCATGCGAGAAGAAGTATTCATTTGCATCAAAAGATCAACAAAGATTTGTTGAAAATAGACCAAAGTGGAGTGGAGGAATACTTGACATTTGGAGCGATATTTCCTTAGCGTATCTCTCACTTTTCTGCACCTTTTGTGTCTTTGGGTGGAATATGGAGAGACATGGCTTTGGAAACATGTATGTCCATATTGCCACTTTTACGCTATTTTGTATGGCACCTTTCTGGATTTTCATTTTGGCTTCCGTTAACATAGATGATGACAATGTTAGGCAGGCTCTGGGAGCTGTTGGAATCGttctttgttttcttggttTACTGTATGGTGGATTCTGGAGGATCCAAATGAGAAAGAGGTTCAACTTACCTGCCTATGACTTCTGTTTTGGCAAACCTTCAGCTTCTGATTGCACACTTTGGCTATGTTGTTCTTGGTGCTCTCTTGCTCAAGAAGCAAGAACAGGAAATAACTACGATATTGTGATAGATAAGTTCTCCAGGAAACAAACTGATGATACTGGCAACCAACCTTCAATCTCACCTTTGGCTAGGGAAGACGTAGTATCAACCAACTCTGGCACAAGTTCAGTGAGTGGCAACTCTTCACCTTTTATGATGAAAACCAATGTGTTAAAGGGAGATTATAGAGCAGATAGTATTGTAGAAAAAGAGAATTGTGAAAGAGGTGACGATGGAACAATGAATCCACCGGATCCTCTATTCATACAAAGAGAGTGA
- the LOC108327656 gene encoding wound-induced protein 1: protein TPPRSPCKTQHNETRHCLAAPGSRIVFFPTETRNLFLELANSQASPSDADSSNKQLVLALYDALSSGDSAAVARILAADLEWWFHGPPPHQFLMRMLTGDSTAETFRFVPQSIAAFGSTVLVEGCDTTRNIAWVHAWTVADGIITQVREYFNTALTVTRFEASGEIVPASSGTGRFPCVWESSVSGRVGKSVPGLVLAI from the coding sequence ACCCCTCCTCGGTCCCCTTGCAAGACTCAACACAACGAAACAAGACATTGTTTGGCTGCTCCTGGTTCTCGAATCGTCTTCTTTCCCACCGAAACTCGAAACCTTTTTCTCGAACTGGCTAACTCTCAGGCAAGTCCTTCGGACGCTGATTCCAGCAACAAGCAGCTGGTGCTAGCACTGTATGACGCCCTAAGCTCCGGCGACTCCGCCGCCGTCGCCAGGATCCTCGCTGCCGACCTCGAGTGGTGGTTCCATGGTCCTCCGCCACACCAGTTTTTGATGCGCATGCTCACCGGCGATTCCACCGCCGAAACCTTCCGATTCGTTCCGCAATCCATCGCCGCCTTCGGCTCCACCGTCCTCGTCGAGGGCTGCGACACCACCCGCAACATTGCCTGGGTTCACGCCTGGACTGTCGCGGATGGGATAATTACTCAGGTGAGAGAGTACTTTAACACTGCCCTCACCGTCACCCGCTTCGAAGCTTCCGGCGAGATTGTTCCCGCAAGCTCCGGCACCGGCCGCTTTCCTTGCGTGTGGGAGAGCAGCGTATCGGGTCGGGTCGGGAAATCCGTGCCCGGTTTGGTTCTTGcaatataa